The proteins below come from a single Anderseniella sp. Alg231-50 genomic window:
- a CDS encoding TRAP transporter small permease subunit: protein MTGVFGRGLGRTLEWILITLMVTLTTLVIVAVVYRKLGNSLSWYDEVASVVLSWITYYGAALAALRRKHIGFDSVLLAIPMPMRMWAVAFGEVIVIGFFILMAWAGFTVLNVLQGETLDSLTWIPVQLTQSVIPIGAILFILCELLSLPDYWRQIAAGQSSEH, encoded by the coding sequence ATGACCGGCGTATTTGGCCGCGGGCTTGGCCGCACACTCGAATGGATCCTGATCACCCTGATGGTGACGCTGACCACGCTGGTCATTGTCGCGGTGGTGTATCGCAAGCTCGGCAACTCGCTGTCCTGGTACGACGAGGTCGCCTCGGTCGTTTTATCCTGGATTACCTATTACGGCGCGGCGCTGGCCGCACTCAGGCGCAAGCACATCGGCTTTGACTCGGTGCTGCTGGCCATCCCGATGCCAATGCGCATGTGGGCGGTGGCGTTCGGCGAGGTCATCGTCATCGGCTTCTTCATCCTGATGGCCTGGGCCGGGTTTACCGTGCTGAATGTCTTGCAGGGCGAGACGCTGGACAGCCTGACCTGGATACCGGTGCAGCTGACACAGTCGGTGATCCCCATCGGCGCCATCCTGTTCATTTTATGCGAACTGCTCAGCCTGCCTGACTACTGGCGGCAGATCGCAGCCGGCCAGTCGAGCGAGCATTAG
- a CDS encoding DctP family TRAP transporter solute-binding subunit, giving the protein MKSIIKVLAFSTALAAMASAAHAEKLILKFGHVGKPGSLFAASVDEFAKRANAALGDKAEVQVFGSSQLGKDKELLQKLKLGQITFSLPSSVMSSVSDTFGVFEMPYIIKDRDHMKRVQASMGDTFQAAAKAKGYRILSYYENGFRHITNNTKPIDKPGDLAGIKLRTPKGAWRVKMFKLYGANPTPMAFSDVFTALKTGVIDGQENPYAQIWSAKFQEVQKYLSITGHVYTPAYVLVSDTHFGKLPEDVQKTLMDVAADTQGFVYDTAAGLETELLENLKKGGITVNTADKAAFIEASKPIYDEFSSSVEGGKELIEKVQAEASGS; this is encoded by the coding sequence ATGAAAAGCATTATCAAGGTTCTGGCCTTTTCAACCGCACTGGCCGCAATGGCCTCTGCGGCACACGCTGAAAAACTGATCCTCAAGTTCGGCCATGTGGGCAAGCCGGGTTCGCTGTTTGCCGCCTCGGTTGACGAATTTGCCAAGCGTGCCAATGCAGCGCTCGGCGACAAGGCTGAAGTCCAGGTATTCGGCTCTTCGCAGCTCGGCAAGGACAAGGAACTCCTGCAGAAGCTCAAGCTCGGCCAGATCACCTTCTCGCTGCCGTCATCGGTGATGTCGTCGGTGTCGGACACGTTCGGCGTGTTTGAAATGCCCTACATCATCAAGGACCGCGATCACATGAAGCGGGTGCAGGCGTCCATGGGCGACACCTTCCAGGCAGCGGCAAAGGCCAAGGGCTACCGCATCCTGAGCTACTATGAAAACGGCTTCCGCCACATCACCAACAACACCAAGCCGATCGACAAGCCCGGCGACCTGGCCGGCATCAAGCTGCGCACGCCTAAGGGCGCCTGGCGCGTCAAGATGTTCAAGCTGTACGGGGCAAACCCGACGCCGATGGCGTTTTCCGACGTGTTTACCGCGCTGAAGACCGGCGTGATCGACGGCCAGGAAAACCCTTACGCACAGATCTGGTCAGCCAAGTTCCAGGAAGTGCAGAAGTACCTGTCGATCACCGGGCACGTCTACACACCTGCCTATGTGCTGGTATCCGACACCCATTTCGGCAAGCTGCCGGAAGACGTTCAGAAAACCCTGATGGACGTGGCTGCCGATACGCAGGGGTTTGTGTATGACACCGCGGCCGGTCTGGAAACCGAACTGCTGGAAAACCTGAAAAAGGGCGGCATCACGGTGAACACGGCCGACAAGGCAGCCTTCATCGAGGCGTCCAAGCCGATCTATGATGAGTTCTCGTCGTCGGTCGAGGGCGGCAAGGAACTGATCGAGAAGGTCCAGGCCGAAGCCTCCGGTTCCTAA
- a CDS encoding aminotransferase class V-fold PLP-dependent enzyme, whose protein sequence is MHAPGRHFLQIPGPTNVPDRVLRAMDYPTMDHRGPGFAEVGLKCLDGMKSIFKTDKTVVIYPASGTGAWEAALVNTLSPGDKVLMCETGHFASLWSKLAKRLGLEPVLIETDWRRGAIPEAIGEALDADKAHDIKAVCVVHNETSTGSTSRMGDVRAAMNATGHPALLMADTISSLASIDFRHDEWGVDVTVAGSQKGLMLPPGLSFNAVSDKALEAAKTSKMQKSYWAWDEMAGPNQTGYFPYTPATNLLYGLAEAIDMLHEEGLDNVFARHKRHSEATRRAVQAWGLEVLCNEPKDYSHALTAVMLPEGHNADEFRATTLKHFNMSLGNGLSRLAGKVFRIGHLGDFNDLMLMGTLSGVEMGLGVADVPHQIGGAQRAMEYLKTAATEESSSVAAE, encoded by the coding sequence ATGCACGCCCCAGGCCGCCATTTTCTGCAGATCCCCGGCCCCACCAACGTGCCGGACCGGGTGCTGCGCGCCATGGATTATCCGACCATGGACCATCGCGGACCGGGCTTTGCCGAGGTTGGCCTGAAATGCCTGGACGGCATGAAATCCATCTTCAAGACCGACAAGACCGTGGTGATCTACCCGGCCTCGGGCACCGGTGCGTGGGAAGCAGCCCTGGTCAACACGCTGTCGCCGGGCGACAAGGTATTGATGTGCGAAACCGGCCATTTTGCTTCGTTGTGGAGCAAGTTGGCCAAGCGGCTTGGCCTTGAACCGGTCCTGATCGAGACGGACTGGCGACGCGGTGCGATACCCGAAGCAATCGGCGAAGCGCTGGACGCAGACAAGGCACACGACATCAAGGCGGTGTGCGTGGTGCACAACGAGACCTCGACCGGGTCGACATCGCGCATGGGCGATGTGCGCGCCGCCATGAATGCAACCGGCCACCCTGCCCTGCTGATGGCCGATACCATTTCCTCGCTGGCGTCGATCGATTTCCGCCATGACGAATGGGGCGTCGATGTCACGGTCGCAGGTTCGCAGAAGGGCCTGATGTTGCCGCCGGGCCTGAGCTTCAATGCAGTCAGCGACAAGGCTCTCGAGGCTGCCAAAACCTCGAAAATGCAAAAATCCTACTGGGCGTGGGACGAAATGGCCGGGCCCAACCAGACAGGTTACTTCCCCTACACGCCTGCCACCAACCTGCTGTACGGGCTGGCGGAAGCCATCGACATGCTGCACGAGGAAGGCCTCGACAATGTGTTCGCCCGCCATAAGCGCCATTCCGAAGCCACCCGGCGCGCGGTGCAGGCCTGGGGCCTTGAGGTCCTGTGCAACGAGCCGAAAGACTATTCGCACGCGCTGACCGCCGTCATGCTGCCGGAAGGGCACAATGCCGATGAGTTCCGCGCCACCACGCTGAAACATTTCAACATGTCGCTGGGCAACGGCCTGTCACGGCTGGCCGGCAAGGTGTTCCGCATCGGCCATCTCGGCGACTTCAACGATCTCATGCTGATGGGCACCCTGTCAGGCGTTGAAATGGGGCTTGGCGTCGCGGACGTTCCGCACCAGATTGGCGGTGCACAACGCGCCATGGAGTATCTGAAGACCGCCGCAACAGAAGAAAGCAGCTCTGTTGCGGCTGAATAA
- a CDS encoding FAD-linked oxidase C-terminal domain-containing protein: MDDAFSRGRYATDASIYQIMPRAVVVPETSEDVRNVIRLAREEGVSVLPRGGGTSQCGQTVNDAIVIDTSKHLNRLVELDVEARTCVVEPGIVLDELNRRLKPHGLWYPIDVSTASRATIGGMAGNNSCGGRSLRYGMMRDNVLAIDAVLADGSEARFAEAGSAGEPGFVAELLALGVREQAEIAKKFPKVMRRVGGYNIDALVPNGSPVNLSSLLVGSEGTLAWSDRITLRLSPLPVRKAMGVCHFPTFHAAMDAAQHIVKLDPVAVELVDRTMIELARGIDIFRPTIEKVVKDEPDALLLVDFAEDDWDENLHRLKQLHQVMGDLGFDWSHTGEHVGGVVEVNEPGLQSDLAEVRKSGLNIMMSMKQEGKPVSFVEDCAVQLKDLAAYTAGLTDIFARHGTKGTWYAHASVGCLHVRPVLNMRLEHDVKTMRAIAEEAFELVRKYKGSHSGEHGDGIVRSEFNGKMFGPRMMASFRDVKQAFDPDGVFNPGKIVDAPKMDDRSLFRFNQDYAVPEMPTALDWSQWPGAGGGFQGAIEMCNNNGACRKLAGGAMCPSYRVTRDEAHLTRGRANSLRLAVSGQLGAEALAGDAMADTMKLCVGCKACRRECPTGVDMARMKIEVAAARVAQAGLSLRDRLVAHMPRYAPYLARMPWLANARDAVPGLARLSETIAGLSGKRALPKWRADSYRHGDAAGPADGTPVILFGDTFNTYFDSENLRAARKVLAVGGFHVVSPLPEGSSRPPCCGRTYLASGLVDEARAEARRLVAAYLPLVRAGARIVGLEPSCLLTLRDELTAMKLGEEAEEIAAAAMMFEEFVVAHADRFEFTPLERNVLLHGHCHQKAHNVMSSVTGALQLVPGLKVETVESSCCGMAGAFGYQAETYDVSRAMGELSLLPSVRAAESDTLIVADGTSCRHQIADGAQREAVHVARVLEMAIADNREGTGA, translated from the coding sequence ATGGATGATGCATTTTCGCGCGGGCGCTATGCCACCGATGCCTCGATCTACCAGATCATGCCGCGCGCGGTGGTCGTGCCGGAGACCTCTGAAGATGTGCGCAACGTCATCCGGCTGGCGCGGGAGGAAGGCGTGTCGGTGCTGCCGCGCGGCGGCGGCACCTCGCAATGCGGCCAGACGGTCAATGACGCCATTGTCATTGATACGTCGAAACACCTGAACCGGCTGGTCGAGCTGGATGTCGAAGCCCGCACCTGTGTCGTCGAGCCGGGTATTGTGCTGGACGAGTTGAACCGGCGCCTGAAGCCGCACGGGCTGTGGTATCCGATAGATGTGTCGACCGCGTCGCGCGCCACCATTGGCGGCATGGCCGGCAACAATTCCTGCGGCGGCCGGTCCCTGCGCTATGGCATGATGCGCGACAATGTGCTGGCTATCGATGCCGTCCTGGCCGATGGGTCCGAGGCACGGTTTGCGGAAGCCGGATCTGCCGGCGAGCCCGGCTTTGTCGCCGAGCTGCTGGCACTGGGGGTCCGCGAGCAGGCCGAGATCGCCAAGAAATTTCCAAAAGTCATGCGCCGTGTCGGTGGCTACAACATAGATGCGCTGGTGCCGAACGGGTCGCCGGTCAACCTGTCGTCACTGCTGGTGGGCTCGGAAGGAACGCTTGCCTGGTCCGACAGGATCACGCTCAGACTGTCACCGCTGCCGGTGCGCAAGGCCATGGGCGTATGCCACTTCCCGACATTTCATGCGGCCATGGATGCGGCCCAGCACATAGTGAAACTCGATCCGGTCGCGGTAGAGCTTGTCGACCGCACCATGATCGAACTGGCCCGCGGCATCGACATTTTCCGCCCGACCATCGAGAAGGTGGTGAAGGATGAACCGGACGCCCTGCTGCTGGTGGATTTCGCCGAGGATGACTGGGATGAAAACCTGCACCGGCTGAAACAGTTGCATCAGGTGATGGGCGATCTGGGTTTTGACTGGTCGCACACGGGCGAGCATGTCGGAGGAGTGGTTGAGGTCAACGAGCCGGGGTTGCAGTCAGACCTTGCCGAAGTGCGCAAGTCCGGCCTCAACATCATGATGTCCATGAAGCAGGAAGGAAAACCGGTCTCCTTCGTGGAAGACTGCGCCGTGCAACTGAAAGACCTCGCTGCCTACACCGCAGGTCTGACCGATATTTTTGCAAGGCACGGCACCAAAGGCACCTGGTACGCCCATGCCTCGGTCGGATGCCTGCATGTGCGCCCGGTGCTCAACATGCGGCTGGAACACGACGTGAAAACCATGCGCGCCATCGCCGAAGAGGCGTTTGAGCTGGTGCGCAAGTACAAAGGCTCGCATTCCGGCGAACACGGCGACGGTATCGTGCGTTCCGAATTCAACGGAAAAATGTTTGGCCCGCGCATGATGGCGAGCTTCCGGGACGTGAAGCAGGCGTTCGATCCTGACGGTGTGTTCAACCCGGGTAAAATTGTCGATGCGCCGAAAATGGATGACCGCTCGCTGTTCCGCTTCAACCAGGACTATGCCGTGCCGGAGATGCCGACCGCGCTCGACTGGTCGCAATGGCCCGGCGCCGGTGGTGGTTTTCAGGGCGCCATCGAGATGTGCAACAACAATGGCGCCTGCCGCAAGCTGGCCGGTGGCGCCATGTGCCCGTCCTACCGGGTCACCCGCGATGAGGCTCACCTGACCCGTGGGCGGGCCAACTCGCTCAGGCTGGCCGTATCCGGACAACTGGGGGCTGAGGCCCTGGCCGGTGATGCCATGGCGGACACCATGAAGCTGTGTGTCGGCTGCAAGGCGTGCCGTCGTGAATGCCCGACCGGTGTCGACATGGCCCGCATGAAAATCGAGGTGGCGGCAGCCCGCGTGGCCCAGGCGGGACTCTCCCTGCGTGACCGGTTGGTGGCCCACATGCCGCGCTATGCGCCTTATCTCGCCCGCATGCCCTGGCTGGCAAATGCCCGTGATGCAGTGCCTGGACTGGCCCGATTGAGTGAAACCATTGCTGGTCTGTCGGGCAAGCGGGCCTTGCCGAAATGGCGCGCTGACAGCTATCGCCATGGTGATGCTGCCGGTCCGGCTGACGGAACGCCGGTGATCCTGTTCGGGGACACGTTCAACACCTATTTCGACAGCGAGAACCTGCGTGCCGCCCGCAAGGTGCTGGCGGTCGGCGGCTTCCACGTGGTCTCGCCGTTGCCGGAAGGCTCATCGCGGCCGCCCTGCTGCGGCAGGACCTACCTGGCCTCGGGTCTGGTGGATGAGGCGCGTGCCGAGGCCAGGCGCCTGGTCGCTGCTTATCTTCCGCTGGTGCGTGCCGGGGCAAGAATCGTCGGGCTGGAACCATCCTGCCTGCTGACCCTGCGCGATGAACTGACCGCCATGAAACTGGGAGAAGAGGCAGAAGAGATTGCCGCTGCGGCTATGATGTTTGAGGAATTCGTGGTTGCCCATGCGGACAGGTTTGAGTTTACGCCGCTTGAGCGCAATGTGCTGTTGCATGGTCATTGCCATCAAAAGGCGCATAATGTCATGTCCAGCGTAACCGGTGCCTTGCAACTGGTGCCGGGCCTGAAGGTCGAGACGGTTGAAAGCTCGTGCTGCGGCATGGCCGGTGCGTTCGGATACCAGGCGGAAACCTATGATGTATCCAGAGCCATGGGCGAGTTGTCCTTGCTGCCGTCGGTGCGCGCGGCAGAATCGGATACACTGATCGTGGCAGACGGCACCTCTTGCCGTCACCAGATAGCAGATGGCGCGCAGCGCGAGGCCGTTCACGTGGCCCGCGTGCTGGAGATGGCGATCGCGGACAACAGGGAAGGAACCGGTGCATGA